gcctgaggccaatgctcaaaccaatcaagccactggctatgagagaagaggagagagaagagagagaagggagagagggaaaggaagagaagcagatggttgcttctcatgtgtgccctgaccggggattgaacccagaatgtccacatgccaggctgacactctacccattgagcaaactggccagggctgacaagtaaaaattttatttttttcagagacagagagagggatagacagggacagagagatgagaagcatcaatcattagttttttgttgtgcattgcaacacctaagttgttcattgattgctttctcacattgccttgactgtgggccttcagcagaccaagtaaccccttgctcgagccagcgaccttgggtccaagctggtgagcttttgctcaaaccagatgagcctgggctcaagctggcgacctcagggtctcgaacctgggtcctcggcatcccagtccgacgctccatccactgtgcaaccacctggtcaggcttattttatttttagcaagagaccgacagacaggcaggaagggagagagatgagaaatatcaactcattgttgtggcaccttagttgttcattgattgctttctcatatggccctttaccagggggctctagcccggccagtgaccccttgctcaagccagggactttgggctcaatccagtgaccatgggtcatgtctatgatcccacactcaaactggcaaccccacacAAGCTGGTGAACCAGTGCTCATGCCagacaagcctgtgctcaagctggcaacctcggggttttgaacctgggtcctctgcgtctcaggccgatgctctatcctctgtgccaccacctggtcaggcatgaaaaaacacttcaaaaaaattttttttattcattttagagaagagagggagagacagagagagtgagagaggagagacatagagagacaagggaggggaggagctggaagcatcaactcccatatgtgccttgaccaggcaagcccagggtttcgaaccggcatcctcagcatttccaggttgacgctttatccagaGCCACCAGAGAACCTGTTTCCAACCTCTGGCTTGAGGTGGGTGGAGATAAGAGGTGCTCAGAGGTTGCctgaggatggggggggggggctacaaacTGCAATCCTGCTTTCACAGGTAAGTTCTGGGTTCTGCGTTATGCTGGGCATTTTTGTGTGGATTGGAATCAAATGTCCTGGACACTGTGGCCACTAATTCCCAGAGACTCTTGACAACATCTGTGGCACTGCTGTCCCCTACCCACCCACCAAGACACATACCCAGGAAGTCACAGAGTGGTGGGTCCAGCACTCGGAGGAGCAGCAGGAGCTGCCCAAGCTGCCGCTTCATGGTCTCCTGACTCTCCTCAAAGTTCCCGTGCTGTGGGGGGAGGGTCACGTGAGGGCCTGCACCCCACCCCTTGAAGGGGGCCCATCTCCCACCCCCGCCCTGAGCCTCACCACAAGCTCCATGAAGCCACAGAAACACCAAAAGGCATCCACCTCGTTCTGAACGACGTAGAGGATTGGGGAGAGAAGGTCACTCATGCCCTGGACGTAACCTGCGGGGACAGGAGGTCAGGGCCCCTCCCAGACTCTCAGCACCCCTGACGGCAACCCCCTCCCACCAGTGCCCACCAAGGTCGAAGTGGTACATGCAGTAGGTGAGAAGGATGTCATTCAGCAGGCCCAGCCCTGGGTTCTCAGGACCCTCATAGAACTTGTTGGTCCTGTCCGTGCGGCTCACATCTCTCTCTGAAGGACAGGGTGCAGGGTACAAAGGTGAGAAAGGTGTGGGGCGCGTCCTTGTTGGCCACTGTTGCTGGCTTCCTCTCCTCTTGCAGGCAGACCCCCAGCAGATGTGGGCCGGTCTCACAACCGCCTGCCCACTGTGGAGACAGCCGCATGCTCCCCATGTCCACCTAGCACCGATGGTTATGAACCatccacagatggggaaactgaggcacagggctaAAATCACTTGCCAATGTCTCACAATTAAGTAGTAGCAGAGCTGGAATTTAAACCCAAGGAGGCTGGCTCCTGCCCCTGCCCGGTCCTTGGCCCCTCCCACCCTGGTTCACTCCCATCTCCCCAACAAGGTCCCCTCCAGCCCCCGACGCACCGATGAGACTGCGGTATCCGTGCAGCAGTGAGTTTCTCCGCTCCTGCTCCGGGCTCACGGATTTCCACTGCAGCTTCATGCGGAAATACTCGTCCCTGAAGGGAGAAAGGGGCGGGCCTGCAGACACCCTACCAGCGCCTGTGTCCCCCAGGCTCCGCCCGGGTCAGCGCCTCACAGCCCCTCTGCCCTCTCAGACACAGCCCGGCCCCCTCCTGGTATTTCCTGACACAGGGGCTTCTGTTGCGTCTGTCACCACCTCTGGTGTGGGGACCAGGATGCACAGCAGGGGCACAATATATACAGGGAATGAGGAGAGTTCAGGAATTTTGAGAGCAAAGTGTGGTGACAGGATAAAAACAGCAACGGAGCGGGGGCCCCGTGGTGCCCAGCACGTGACAGGCTCGCACCAATGTCTGGAGAGCAATGTGTGTGCACACCTGCCAGCCACTGGCACGCGTGCACCACCAGCCTCCCATCAACATGGGAGGCCGGGCAGTCAGAGGCCGGAGCCGGAACAGGCGGGGCAGGAGCCTCCCACTCACGTTTTTTTACGCATGTGGGCCTTGTGCTCCTCAGCTGAACCCTCCCAGCGGAGGTATCCCAGGAGGAACTTCCAGGCCTCTCGCCTCAGGCTGGGACTCAGACCCTGGGGATGGGGCAGGCAGGCAGCTCAGAGGGGGGCCCCCtggcagcctgcagccccagccctgcctccctcacAAACCCGGCGCCTCACTCCTGAGAAGATCCGGGCTTTCAGCTCGAGGACCTGCTGCAGGCGACCCTCAGGGCCCACGTGGCGGGCCCACTCCTCCTCTGTGACCGGAGGTGCCCGCTCCACCGCCGGCCGAGGACCCAGCTCCACCTGCAGGACACGAGACAAGTGAGCCCTGTCTGTGGGGGACCCCACAGTACCCCTGACCCCTATGCCAGGCCACCTTAAGGTCACCTCAGCCCTTAGCTCAACAGGCAGTGACAAAGTCACCCCCAAGCCTGGAAGGGCCCCCCCAACCGCAACAAGCACCAGGAGCACAAGCTGTTAGCACTTTCCACAGTCACTCATGCTACCTGGTGAGGGTGGGgccattattatccccacttttccagggaggacactgaggccctggGAAATGCAGTCACATGGCCAAGGTGACAGGCAAAAGTAATAGGGTCCACCCTGATACTCACACAGGAAATGACCTCGAACCCAGGCTCAGGCTCATCGTCGGGGACAGGGTGGAGGTCGGGGGAGGCCCCCTCGGGGTGTGGCTGCAGAGCTCCCCGGAAGAAGTTGGTCACACGGGAGAAGCTGCTGAAGGTGGTGGAGTAGGGGTCCTGGAGGAAGCGCTGGGGACAGGGCCAAGGGTCGGTCACAGCCTCACCCCAACCAcagtcccccctccctccacacaACCCTCAGCCTGGGGACTCACAGACACCACATTGGAGCTGTCCTGGTCGAAGAGCTGGAGGTGGTAGAAGGAGTTGGAGAGGGCAGAGGAGTCATGGGGGAAGACGAGGTAGAGGCGGGAGTCCTGTGGGGAGCTGGAGGGACGTgctttgatcacacacacacacacacacacacacagagggccctgcgtctgccccctcctccctccaggtgCTAAGGGTCCCAACTACTGCCTGGGACCAGAGCTGGGCCCCAGGGGTGGGCACACAACCCAGGCCAATGAGGGCATTCCCTGAGGACAGAAACTCGGAAGCAATCAACTTTTTCCAATATCCTAGAACCCCAAGCCTGCCTGAAACCAAACTACACTTTGGCTTTGTGGTTACACGTGCCAGTCAATTCCCTTTTTCTGCCTTGAAATCAGCCTGAATTGTGTTTCTCACAGCCCTGAGGGGCCAGCTTTGGCTGTAGAGGGACAGGGCCTGGCACAAAGGCCCGGCGCTGGGAGAAGGCTCACCTGGCCAGCAGCAGGTACCGGCTGAGGATGCGGAGCAGGGCGCGGGTGCCCCCGCGGTGGAAGTGCAGGGCAGGCAGGGAACCTCCGGCCTGGGTCACCAGGACCAGGTAGGCCCAGCTGAGGCCGGGCTTGGACCGGCGGATGGACTTGAGCTCCCCCAGGCTCACCGAGAAGGCCCAAGAGTCCCGGGACAGGCTGGACTCTGCACCGAGGGGATGACACAGTCATGTCCTGTGAGCCCACCATGAAGCAGCCCCAAGCCCTGCCCTCTGGAAGCTCTGGGTCACCCCACATTTCCATGAAACAGAATGACTAAAATGTCATGGAGCCCAGACCGGTAGACATGTGTTTGCTCCGAAATCAGCGCCCTGTGGCCCTCAGGACGCAGACTAGATTCCTCGGGGCTGCCCCTGCCCCGTCACCTCCAACCTTCTCTTGGCTCCAGACCTCACTCTGGAGCCACAAGGAAAGGCTGGTGCCCCATGCCAAATGTCATCAGTGCCAGGCACTACCTTTTTCTGGAAGGCTCCTCCAGCCCCGGAGGAATCAGAGGCCTCCCCTGGTGCCACCCATACCCTGTGACACTCCAAGATGGCCTGAATTCACCTGTCACCCTGTAGTTATAGCCTCCCATGGCTTAGACTCATGTGGGGGTGCCCACAGCCAATCAGGGAGCCTGGCAGAGTGAGCAAGTCTGCAGCCCCTGGAGATGCTGGCCGTGCTAACCTGGGCTGAGGACAGCCTGCACCGCCACCCACTCTCCCAGGACTGGAAGGCCAGTGCTGGGCGGCCATCCTGACTGTGGGCAGTGAAGCCCATGGAGCCATGACCACTGACAGTAAGATGTGTCACCACCTGCCCCCCAGGGGTACTAGCTCAGCTTACCTCTTGTGGGTTCTGAGTGGCGGGTCCGTGGCCTCACAGTGCTGATGACAGCCCAGTCGGGTTCATAGCCGGGGTCAAAGGTCGGCTCCTCCTCTGAGGTGCAGGAGTCCCCTGCACCGGCATCCTTGGGGAATCAAAGGAAAAGAGAGGCTGTGGATTGAGTTTCCAGATCAGAGCCACGAGACTATCCTGGAAAACAGCCCCTATGcacagagagaaactgaggcacaaagagggcACCGGGGTCATCCAGAACAGCTAAGGACTGGGACTGGGTCAGGACTGCAAGCCATGTCTCCCGGTGGCGCTCATCAAAGCACCACCACCTTGCAGCAGGTAGACAGAGGCAGGGTGCTCTGCCGTCGGACTCCCAGGGTCACAGTGCTGAAGTAAGTGGTATTCACTAGGGCAGCTCAAATCAGAGCCACATCGGATACCCCTGAGTGCCCACCAGAATGGCTAGAATAAaggagacaggtaataacaagtgttgggaagatggaggtgggaatgtaaagtggtgcagctgctgtgggaAGTCATGCAGTTCATCAACAAGGGGAACATGGAATTACCACGTGACCCAGCAGTCCCACTTGTAGGTATGAGTCCTACAGAGACGAATATAAATGTCCCACAGGAACtcatacatgaacgttcatagcTGCACTGTTCACGATAGCAAAGAAGGGGaagcagcctgacctatggtggcacagtggacagagcatggacctggagcgctgaggtcaccagtttgaaaccccaggtttgccgggtcaaggcacatacaacaagcaatcaatgaacaactaaagtgaagcaactatgagctggaCTTCTTGTTCCATGCCCCCTTCTCActgtaaaaatcaatgaaaaaaaaagtggaagcaacccaaaatGTCCACCAAACTGATGAATAAAGTAAATGTGTTTGAGTCACACAGTTGATTCACCAATCAAAAGGAAGTTCTGATCCATGCTCCAACACGGATGAACCGTGGAAATGTcctaaataaaagaagccagtcagccctggccggttggctcagcggtagagcgtcggcctagcgtgcggaggacccgggttcgattcccggccagggcacataggagaagcgcccatttgcttctccacccctccgccgcgccttcctctctgtctctctcttcccctcccgcagcgaaggctccattggagcaaagatggcccaggcgctggggatggctctgtggcctctgcctcaggcactagagtagctctggtcgcaacatggcgacgcccaggatgggcagagcattgccccctggtgggcagagcgtcgccccatggtgggcgtgccgggtggatcccggtcgggcgcatgctggagtctgtctgactgtctctccctgtttccagcttcagaaaaatgcaaaaaaacaaaaacaaacaaacaaaaaagaagccagtcacaaaagaccacaaacTGTATGATCCTAGCTATagtatgtgaaatgtccagaagaggcaaatcttagagacagaaagtaggttagtggttgccaggaacTCAGGGAAGGAAGGACTACTTATagctacagtttcttttttttttttttttttacagagacagagagagagtcagagagaaggatagatagggacagacaggaacggagagatgagaagcatcaatcatcagtttttcgttgcgataccttagttgttcattgattgctttctcatatatgccttgaccgcgggccttcagcagaccaagtaaccccttgctcgagccagcgaccttgggtccaagctggtgagctttttgctcaagccagatgagcctgtgcgcaagctggcaacctcggggtcttgaacctgggtcttccgcatcctagtccgacgctctatcactgcgccaccccctggtcaggctacatttcttTTGATCATgacaaaatgttctggaattggaCACTGGCTAGGGTTGCAGAATCTTGTGAATACTGAAAAACGCTGAATTATGCACTTCAAAAATCTAAAGATCTCTGTGTTAAGTAAattctatttcaataaaaaaaaagtagctggTTCACAGGTTATAAAAATAGCATGAGGAGTGACGTTAGAAGAATGACAGCGTGAGAGGTTCCCCTGGTCTCTCCCCTTGAAGTTTCAACAAGAGGagttgtaattctttttttaaaaaattcttacagcctggccagttggctcagtggatagagcatcagtccgcTGTGCAGACGTCCTGcatttgattctcggtcagggcacacatgagaagcgaccatctgcttttccacccctccctctcccccttctctgtcttcctctctcacagacagtggcttgactggttcaaacatcagccctgggcactgaggatagctcggctgatttgaattttggccccagacgggttgctgggtggatcctggttggggatgcatgtgtctcccctcccctcacttaaaaaaaaacttccttaTTGATATTAGTCCTCATTGggtagctaggttggttagagcatcgtcccaaagcacagaggttactggtttgatgcCCGAtatgggcacatacagaaacataaccctaaccctaaccctaaccctaaccctaaccctgtctctctcctggtctcgctctaaaatcaataaaataaacattaaagaaactgtcctttattgattttagaaaaaggaaggaagagagagagagaaatatcgatttgttgttccacttttttttttttttaattttatttattcattttagagaggagagagaagggagagagagagacagagagagagaacagagagagaaggtagggaggagctggaagcatcaactcccatatgtgccttgaccaggcaggcccagggtttcgaactggctacctcagcatttccaggtcgatgctttatccactgcgccaccacaggtcaggctgttgttccacttttttaaaaattaatttattcattttagagaggagagggagagacagagagagagaagaggggaggagctggaagcatcaactcccatatgtgccttgaccaggcaagcccagggtttcgaaccggcgacctcagcatttccaggttgactctttatccactgcgccaccacaggtcaggccctttttttttttttttttttttgtatttttctgaagttggaaacagggaggcagtccgtCTCCTgcgtgtgcctgaccgggatccacctggcacgcccaccagggggcgatgctctgcccatctggggcgtcgctctgttgcaaccagagccattctagagcctgaggcagaggccacagagccatcctcagcgccccggccaactttgctccaatggagcctcggctgcgggaggggaagagagagacagagaggaaggagaaggggaggggtggagaagcagatgggtgcttctcctgtgtgccctggccgggaatcgaacctgggactcctgcacgccaggctgacgctctaccactgagccaaccggccagggccgttccacttattttttatgcatacattggttgattctcgtatatGCCCTGTCAAAGGATAGAACTCACAACCCTGGcataccaggatgatgctctaactgagttACATTAGGGTAACTGAACAGTTATATTTCAACAAAGGATTTACTGCTCAACACATGCAGTTGAGAGATTCCCCACATTGAAACACCTGAAGGTGGGTGAACTGGAGCAAATGGGAGGGAAGGGAGCAGAGACGGCTGGGTACAGCCCGGAGCTCACGGAGGGTCTCAGGAGAGAGGAAGTCAGGCTGCCACCTGCACTCCCTACAGCCTCGAGGAGCAGAGATGCACAGTGAATGTTCCCTGCCCACTGCAATGTAGCCCAGTGACCAGGAAGGTGACAGAGCGCAGAGGGACACCCACAGTTGTCTGGCAGCCACCATTActaagcagaaaaataaagccacggagcccagcccctcctctcccagagctagcagcaggtcccagaagAAGCTGTAGCAGTGAGCATCAGGCTACAGAGCACGTTATCCGCAGCCCTGAGAACTGGAGAGGCAGAAGCAATCTTCCCTGAGCAGCAGGAGCATTGCGGCTGATACCAGCGATGGGTGGAGATACCAAGGCGAAGATGCTGGCGTGAAGCAGCTGAGGTCTGGCAGTTGCCATGACTGGGAGGAGAACAAAGCTGTGAGTGCGCCAGCTGACTTCTCCCAGGTCACCCCACCCCAACCTGTTGCAGTTGTACTACCAGCAGCATCTAGTTGCAGGGGACAGTGCTGGGATTTCATGGGCTCAGAACCCCATCACCACATTCCCCCACAGGGGTGCTGTGGTGGGACTGAGGTGCCTGGTCACAGGGGACAGCCACCACTGAGCAATcctgagagaaaaagaacaaagctgaaggcatcacacttcctgacttcaaattatacctcAAAGCAACAATAACGAAAACAATATGGTATCGGCAGAGAGAGATACACAAACCAATGGaagagaactgagaacccagatataaacccacatGTATACGGGCAGATAATTTttgacaatggagccaaaaaacataaaatgaaggaaaaaaagtctcttcaataaatggtgctgggaaaattagagtgcctcatgcaaaagaattagACTATTATTTGtgaccatacacaaaaattaaaaccaatcaaAGCCCTAACTATAAGGCCTAAAAACATTTCCCAaactcccttgcagctagagtGCCCGAAACAAGATAGAGTCTACCAATCACACATACTCAGATCTGTAAAGCAGAAATTAGGTGAGGGCAACTTTCGGCCATTATGGCCCCGtttggctgatgagcaaacaggagcCTCATCTGTCTAAATCTTCCTGCACTTAGGTAGCTGGGCAGTGGTGAGGCCAGCCAGCCTTCCAGGGCCCAGCCACTAGCTCTGTGGGGGGCCGAGTAGCGGTGATGTGCTCCTGAACCCAACAGCTCCAATGCCAGTCCCATTCACCACAGCCCTCACCTTGGCAGTGGTGGCAGCTTCGCTGTCAGGTCAGTTCTGAAGTGTCCATACTGTTCCTCCAGCCCCAGTAAAATTCCATAAGCCTCCACTTTTTTGCATGTAATCCCTTGCTGCTTAAAGTAACTGGTATGTTTTGGAACTCCTGCAACAAACCCTGCTTGATTAGAGCAACAGCAGAAGGACCCAGACTTGTTAGTCTACCCAACAGCCATTTCTGCTGCTGCTTCCAGGCTGACTGAGCACCTCTCATAACAGAAAGTGAACTCTACTATTCACTTTCCAAGCTTCCTGTGCAGTTTCAAGTGGCCTACAGACCCTGCTCTACCCAATGGCAGCTGAGAGAGTATCTATGGGGAGTATGAAGAAGGGAAATACTGGAaaaaggcatgtacaagaatgaACACCCTCTGGTACACCGTTGGGTGCTGTGGAAGGGCGACTTGGTATTTAGAGCTATAGCAACAAACTAGGGCCAGGAGGGGAGGGCCAAGAACTAGCAGAGACACCCATTCACACGACTCCTGAACCACCCGTGGCAAAGCCATCACTAtcctctatgccaggggtccccaaactttttacatagggggccagttcactgtccctcagaccgttggagggccggactataaaaaaaactatgaacaaatccctatgcacactgcacatatcttattttaaagtaaaaaaacaaaacgggaacaaatacaatatttaaaatgaagaacaagtaaatttaaatcaacaaactgaccagtatttcaatgggaactatgggcctgcttttggctaatgagatggtcaatatgctcctctcactgaccaccaatgaaagaggtgccccttctgggagtgcagcgggggccggataaatggcctcagggggccgcatgtggcccgtgggccgtagtttggggacccctgctctatgctaTTTGCCAAATATTAGCagctctctgcctcaggcgaaCAGCAGATTCACAGCTCACTGAACTCTATTGGCTGGGTGGAGCCAGGTGAGCAGTTCTGGCCAAGGGGCTGGGATGCATCACTTCCTGGATGGGTCATTTCATTGTCGGGGGAAGACCTCTAGAGCTCTTTCCCTCTATCACAAGGAATGGTGACTTTTAAGATGGTGActgctcggccctggccggttggctcagcggtagagcgtcggcctagcgtgcggagaacccgggttcaattcccggacagggcacacaggagaagcacccatttgcttctccacccctccgccgcgctttcctctctgtctctctcttcccctcccgcagccaaggctccattggagcaaagacggcccgggcgctggggatggctctgtggcctctgcctcaggcgctagagtggctctggtcgcaatatggagacgcccaggatgggcagagcatcgcccagtgccaggtggatccagatcgggcgcatgcgggagtctgtgactgtcactccctgtttccagcttcagaaaaatgaaaaaaaaaaaaaaaaaaaaaaagatggtgactgcTCTAGCAGCATATTCCTTGAGTAGTCATGATGAGCAAAGTTCTTTGGCCAATCTGCAACACAAATGTAGAGTGAGCAAAAACAGTCAAAAGGACTGGAGCTCCAGCATCCTTTTTAGACCATGAGAGCCTTGAGGATGGATACAACATGTGGAGAATGGTATAGTGAGAATGGAAGGAAACTGGGTCATTGATGACACAAGAAcctgtacttttttctttttcaaggagAAAGGgggtacagacagggacagtcacacaggaagggagagagatgagaagcagcaactcatagttgtggtaccttagttgttcattgattgctttctcatatgtgccttgactggggggctacagcagaccaagtgatcccttgttagggtcggcgaccttgggctcaagccagcaaccttggacttcaagccagtgacctttggactcaagccagtgaccatggggtcatgtctatgaccccacgctcaagccggatgaacctatgctcaagctggcaacctcagggtttcgtacctgggtcctcagcatccctggccaaCACTATATCccctgtaccactgcctggtcaggcgaacctgtactttttttttttttttttttttttacagagacagagagtcagagagagggataaacagggacagacagacaggaacagagagatgagaaacatcaatcattagtttttcgttgcgtattgagacaccttagttgttcattgattgctttctcatatgtgccttgaccacgggccttcagcagaccgagtaacaccttgctcaagccagtgaccttgggtcaagctggtgaatttttgctcaaaccagattagtccgcgctcaaggtggcgacctcggggtctcgaacctgggtcctcggtgtccagtccgacgctctatccactgcgccaccgcctggtcaggccaaacctaTACTTTTTAATAGAAGAGGAATGAGCTTCTACTTTGTGTGGGCACAAGTACTATTTCTGCTATGCACAGCCAAATACAATTCCTAACCAGTGCAGAGAGTTTCTGAGAAATCTTGTTTTTCCTGATGAGGAAAGATGTGATTGACACTCTGTCTGCCCACTTCTTCTTGCCTTAAAAAGTAGatgctatgggccctggccgggcagctcagtTGCTTAGTGTTGTCTCTGTAcatgtgggtttgatccctggtcagggcacatacaaaatcaaccaatgactaaataaataagtggaacaacaaactgatgtttttcatcttctcctttcttctctttctctaaatattagaaagaaagaaaaaatgtagacgctgcctgacctgtggtggcgcagtgggtaaagcatcgacctggaacactgaggtcaccggttcaaaaccttgggcttgcctggtcaaggcacatatgggagttgatgtttcttgctcctccccctttctctctctttcttctctctctaaaatgaataaagtctaaaaaaaaaatctaaaaaacaaaataaaataaaggccatCTAAGCAATCACAGTAGTGTCTCAGTGATCCAGGCCCTGATGTCAGCAATCGAGGCCAGCAGCCCTACACCTCTGGGAGTCTTGTGAGATGAGAGAAATGATCCTGTCTGCTTAATCTGTCATCAGTCTGGTTCTGTGTTCCTTGGAGCTGAATGTACCCTGAATGCCTATATGCCCTTTCTGCTGAAGCCCATCCTATAGGtttctgttatttgaaaatacaaGTGTCAAGGAAGATAACAACATTCTCAAGAACACTCAGACTGACTTCCAGGTTTGTGAAAAGTGCAAGCTCCCAGTTGTTTCTGCCCTACCTCCCTtggaggggtggaggagtgggTCTGGAATCTCCATGTTAGCCCCCGAGGTTATTTGAAACCCTATGACCCAGATGAAACTTCATCCTCTCCCCTGGCTAATCGCATCTGCCCCCTCCCTGACCTTCTAGCTTCCAATCTCTCGATCTCCCTTCCTTCAGTCCTTTGGTCCATGTCCCACATTCCCCACCAGGGTGCTTTTTACACTTATACCCTCCCCTTCATTTTCCCTCAGGCGTCCAGGACAGGTCCAGGGTTCTGAGCCTGGTAACA
The Saccopteryx bilineata isolate mSacBil1 chromosome 3, mSacBil1_pri_phased_curated, whole genome shotgun sequence DNA segment above includes these coding regions:
- the TBC1D17 gene encoding TBC1 domain family member 17, with the translated sequence MEGAGYRVVFEKGGVYLHTSAKKHQDPDSLIAGVIRVVEKDNDVLLHWTPVEEAGDATQIVFSKKDAGAGDSCTSEEEPTFDPGYEPDWAVISTVRPRTRHSEPTRESSLSRDSWAFSVSLGELKSIRRSKPGLSWAYLVLVTQAGGSLPALHFHRGGTRALLRILSRYLLLASSPQDSRLYLVFPHDSSALSNSFYHLQLFDQDSSNVVSRFLQDPYSTTFSSFSRVTNFFRGALQPHPEGASPDLHPVPDDEPEPGFEVISCVELGPRPAVERAPPVTEEEWARHVGPEGRLQQVLELKARIFSGGLSPSLRREAWKFLLGYLRWEGSAEEHKAHMRKKTDEYFRMKLQWKSVSPEQERRNSLLHGYRSLIERDVSRTDRTNKFYEGPENPGLGLLNDILLTYCMYHFDLGYVQGMSDLLSPILYVVQNEVDAFWCFCGFMELVHGNFEESQETMKRQLGQLLLLLRVLDPPLCDFLDSQDSGSLCFCFRWLLIWFKREFPFPDILRLWEVLWTGLPGPNLHLLVACAILDMERDTLMLSGFGSNEILKHINELTMKLSVEDVLTRAEALYRQLTACVELPHNVQEVLGLVPPAEPRSPSPPSTPLPLLPTRTPPAPPLPVDTAPQPDSSLEILPEEEEEGVDS